The Fibrobacter sp. UWB2 genomic interval AATTTCAGGACGGAGTCCTTCGGCTTCGAGCACATCGACGAGTCGTGTAAAGCGCTGAATCTGAATTTCCGTTTTCGGGTTGCCCGGCATGTCGGCTGTAGCGAGATGCGTGAACATGCCTTCGAACTTGAGATGCTTGAGGCTGAGTGCTGCGCGAATGTTGTTGAAGTCTTCTGCGTCAAAGCCGTAGCGGTTCATACCCGTGTCAATGGCGAGATGAGCCTTGCATTCTGTACCAGTTTCACCGAGGAACTGGTCGAATGCCATTGCAGTGCGGATGTCGGTAATGGCAGCCGTGAGCTGGTATTCGACAAAGTACGCAAAGTCAGACGGAGTGCAAGGACCAAGTACGAGAATGGGCAAGTCCATGCCGTACTGGCGAAGGAGCATGCCTTCGCTGATGTGGGCAACGCCGAGGTAGTCGGCACCACCGAACTTGGCGGCAAAAGAGCAGGCGAGGCTTCCGTGGCCGTAAGAGTCGGCCTTGACGGGGAGCAAAATTTTTGTAGAGGCCGGAATCTGGCTTCTAATAAATTGAATGTTGTTGCAGAGAGCGTCTAGGTTGATTTCAATCCAGTTCGGGCGAGCAATCTTATTTAAGTCAGGAGGAGTAGCTAAAAGTTTCATGATAATGGAAATATAGGTAAGTCTTTTAAAAATGGGTCCACGTTCGGTAAAAAAGCGCAAATATAGGGGGTGTTTTGCAAATTTAATTCCAAATTGGAATAAATTATACTGGGCTAAGTTTTGTAAAAATCTAGGGCTGAGAAAAAATCGAAAATTGCGAGCAACCCCAGTAACTACGCGCAAAGCCTTATTTTATCTGAGTTTACAAACATTCGTATGAAATTTTCTTTACTGTTTTGTAGTGGTTTTTGCATTTTTTTTATTGGTACTTTATGGGTGTGGTAAGGATGTGGGTTGTTTAAGTAAATACCTTACTTTGTAATAAAGTTTTTCTGACATTGTATGTAATCGCGTGAAACTTCGCAATAAAGGCTTGTTCGGGTAGCCTTATTCCGAAGTGTTGCCATTCGGCAAATTGATACTCCGCTCACGGGGTAGTTGGTTTGCTGATACCAAAAAAACAAAAACATCCAATTTCCTGAAAAGGGAGGATAAAATCATGAAAACAACAAAACAACAACAAGATGCGTTCATCGCATCCCTGATGCCAGATTCCGACAAGAAGATGGTGCGCATTTCTGGTGCATCGCTTATTGTCGCGTTGATGCTTGGCTTCTGGGCTTCTACGTATGAAAGCATTATCGATGAGGTCATGTTTGATCCACCGGAAAAAGAACAAATAGGGGTTTCTGTAAACATGGAGACGATTAAAAAGCCGGATCCACCTAAGAAACCTAAAGTACAGGAAGAAATCATTCGTAAAAGACCGGGTGGTGGCGGTAAGCCCGCTGGAGACGGCGACACTAGAGCGCCTATTAACCGTGGTGTTCTTGAAAGGTTGACCGCTATGACAAAGACGGCGTCGGCGCAAGCATACGACCTTGCGAATAAGACATTTGCCAAAGATATGGTAAAGACGCTTAAAGTTCTGAATGGTTTACAGGTGACGGGTAAGACTAGCCTTGCCGATAGACGTCGCGGTAAACCGAATGTTGGTTTCAATT includes:
- a CDS encoding AgmX/PglI C-terminal domain-containing protein, which translates into the protein MKTTKQQQDAFIASLMPDSDKKMVRISGASLIVALMLGFWASTYESIIDEVMFDPPEKEQIGVSVNMETIKKPDPPKKPKVQEEIIRKRPGGGGKPAGDGDTRAPINRGVLERLTAMTKTASAQAYDLANKTFAKDMVKTLKVLNGLQVTGKTSLADRRRGKPNVGFNSGSITGGSGGIGDMLNGLLGGSAGALKTTAKMKNMPIPKMNEIDMGSAGASRSASEIMKVVKQRTPGLRHIYNTHLKKKPGFQGKVTLKFTIAPGGEIISIAVANSTTGFPEFDSAVKSAVSKWTFNKIKSGNTTVTIPFTFTE
- the alr gene encoding alanine racemase, producing MKLLATPPDLNKIARPNWIEINLDALCNNIQFIRSQIPASTKILLPVKADSYGHGSLACSFAAKFGGADYLGVAHISEGMLLRQYGMDLPILVLGPCTPSDFAYFVEYQLTAAITDIRTAMAFDQFLGETGTECKAHLAIDTGMNRYGFDAEDFNNIRAALSLKHLKFEGMFTHLATADMPGNPKTEIQIQRFTRLVDVLEAEGLRPEICHCSSSAGTLTHPESHFDMVRPGLTLYGYNCMGAIPTTLPIKPVMKIKSTIRHVHDVKPGETVSYGGYWAAQQLTRIATIAIGYGDGYLRGEYNKGFVFIRGQLCPILGRVCMDATMVDVSHIPDVQVGETVDVVNGELDFRISMESVAEEHHTIPYEITSRVARRLYRKYYWKNRLVRWDYLKEEFGVKDFKEYPLR